The genomic DNA AAAGAACTGCATATGCATCACAACTGCATCTGACAATAATAACTTATACCTTCTCTGCACGGCCATTGACACCTAGACCGGTTCCGTTATCGATAAGTTCTTTAAGAGCGCTCAGGTAAGTGAATGTAGATAGCATTTCAAGAAGCCAAATCTCTATGAGGCACTGTATCAAACACAATCTTTACTGCCTTGGTAATTTTAAACTTTGGACTACATTGTAATAACAGACTTACCAATATGTAACCCATCTGCCTCCAACCCGATTAGCATTTCTCATTCTCAACTTTcttaacaattttaataaatCAAACTCACCACGAGTCTTGAATGAAAGCGATAGATGCATCAGACTTTCGACCAAAAACATAGTATGAGGGACTTTATAATTGGCGAAAAAATAAAAAGGAACAAGTGAATGGAATGCAAAAATTTTCCGTTGCCGAGACTTGAACCCGGGTCTCTCGGGTGAGAGCCGAGTATACTGACCAACTAGACTACAACGGATTGATGTTGTATGTTTGGTTTTAATATGAAAGAAGAGAAGGTCTCGCCTTAAACtatttttgaacactctgttctaattttttttaaaaattataacataattattgttatatatattttattgattttgtTAAAATGAAAAAATGGCAAATATAGTTTCAACTTTCAAGGAAACGATTTGAGCAGAATGAGATAATCTTGTTCTGCAACTTAAAAAGTGCTGCTGATGAGTCTTTGATCTAGTTTATAATTAGTTGATCGTTAATTTCAATCCAATTAACCGAACAGAAGAATTTGATACCATTCAAATATAATTGCAAGCAAACCACTGACTACATCTTCAAAGATAGTTTAGCAATACACTAATTAATGTAGCACTATATCCAACCATACGATATTATATCCCTGAATCAGAAAGGTACAAAGGAAttacattttttaagaaaagatgATATGAACATCTAAACTCCCACCAAAGATTAAAAGGTCAAAACAGAACCACATTAAATCAGACCAAAACTTGCTGCAACTACCAAGATACCAAACTTGTTACTCTTGTGACAGGTCTCATGAAACGACACTTGTTGAGCTTTCTACCAACACAACTTCATACAGCAGAGGGACTTCATTCAGGAATCATTTGTTCATTGTCGGCATCACCTTCTTGCTCAATTGTTGGTTTCGATGGGCCTCCAGCTCCTGGAGCTTGCTTCTTCTTAATTCCACTCACGATATCATCAATCCTGAGAAGCATACAAGCAGCCTCTATGGCTGTCTTAAAGGTCTGAGCCTTCACATTAAAAGCATCCCAGATCTGGGAAAAAATAAATAATGGCAGGTTGATTATAATCAATAAATTCGTGTTTTCTATATTTGAAAACCAAGACAAACAAGTTGTATGGGCGAGTGTATTCAAACCTTCGACTCTTTCATGTCTGCAATTGCACCTGTGTTCCCATCGATTCCGACCCAAGCATTTTCACCGTTAGCATGCTGCAGAGGATATTTACTTTAAAATAACATACATAACAAGATCGATCCACATTATAAACCACTGACAGAGTTTGAATAAGGAAATTAAATAGCAGATTTCTTACCTTCCCTTGAAGAGCAGTCATAGTCCTAATGACATTGACACCACAGTTCTGTGCCAAAGTTCGAGGAATAGCCTCAAATGCTACTGCAGCAGCTTCATATGGCCACTGTTCCACAAAAAAACACCAGTTAATCGTCTAAAAACTATCCAACAACAGACAACCAAGAGATATAATCAAGAAGCAAAACACATTACTTTCTCAATGCCTTCAACAGATGAACTCTTCTGCTTCAATGTAGCAGATACAGTTAATTCGGTTGCACCACCACCTGGAAGAAGTTTGGGATTCTTTATGATATTTCTAGCCACAGACATGGCATCCTGCACATAGAAAAATGTTTCAGAACCTGTAGTAGAGGATAGAAATCTTCCAACAGAAATCAGGATATTACCTGCAAGTTTCGCTCCACTTCATTCAGAAGATCCTTACTAGCACCCCGCAAAAGGACAGTGCATGCTTTAGGATCTTTGCACTCAACAATATATGCAAAGAATTCATCTCCAATTTTCTTAACTTCAAAAAGCCCAGCTCCAGTTCCCACATCTGATTCTTGAAGTTCATCTGCTCTGTTCACAATAATAGCTCCACATGCTTTAGCAATTCTATTATTATCAGTTTTCCTCAATCTCCTGATGGCACTGACACCAGCTTTACTGAAGTAATGGCAAGCCAGATCACTAAGCCCTTTCTCAGTTATAACCAAGTCAGGTTTAAACTTCAGTATCTGCACACAGAGATTTTCAATGTATTCTTCTTCCATTTTAAGGAGGACACTCCAATCTTCTTCCTTGACTAACTCGGCATTAGTCTGATTTTCCCCTTTTTTGTACTCAATAGGACTATCAAGTAAAATAATACGAGGATTCAcaatttttcttctcattttTCCAGGGACAACAACATCTTTGTTGATCATAACACCCTTAAGAACCTTTGAGTCCTCCAGCTGACCCCCAGGGACCTTCTCAACCTTTATGTACTTCTTAATGTCAACTTCCCGCAGTCCTTGGCCAAGGTCAACACCAATTGTTGTAGTTGCATCAAGTGCTAGATCCTAAAAGTcaaaagaaaatgatttacaagACATTAAACCACAAATGGTTGGATtcatattttacaaaatattcgAGTATGAATATACAATTACCGTAATGTACAAAACTTGCAAGACCAGGAACATTTCGAAACAACAAAAAAAGCAAAGCCAGAAAATTATTATTGCTCGTCTAACTAATATGTGCTCCGCAATGACATCAGGATAGTACATGGAAAATTAACTTACCGCAATGAGATCCCCAAACTGACTAGTAAATTTTGTGCCTATACAACTCTTCACTAATCCCAACATTGCGGCACCTGCCAATAAAATCCCTTTCCATTACATCTCGAACAGTTCATATATAGAAATTCAGACAAGAAAAGTATAGCACTTCCAACAATTTGAATATCTCTACACATTATTTGGAGTTATAACGGTCTTCGGAAAACCAACATTTTGAATATATCTAtacatttttttttatttcaacAGTCTTCAAAAAACCTAAACAAATTATTTGATTCAGAGAAGAAATCAGGGATTCCAGTTTAGTCTGATGCAAGAGCATGATAACTACTGAAATAAGATAGATGGTGATAGATCACTTCAGTGTCAGTTTTACACATTAAGACATGTACACCGTTAACTCGCAAAACTTATTTGATGGAAGTAAGATGTAAATGGTAACACATTCTAAAACTAAGGAGCAACGAAGTAAAGTTTCGCTGAAGCTTACGATCGTTCACATCAATGGACACTGCAATCTTTTCAAGCACAGCAAGAGCATCCTCCAGAGCTTTGTTATATGCTATATAAATAAAAGCACAATACTTTAGCAGTCAGTCTAAAAAGAAATAGTTATTAAAAAGATAAGCAGGAGTTTTCAAGAACCGATAGAGGTTACCTCGACAAATAACTGTAGGATGATAACTTTTGTCAATGAAAGCTTCAGCAACATGAAGCATCTCACCAGCTTCAATAAGAAATACATTAATGGTCAGTAACAAATATACAAGACACAAATGGAACATACTCCTAAAACCAGCAGCAAACAAAGAAATACGTGACTGATAGTTACTGATTTCACATTACGTCCCTTGCAAATGAAACTAAATAACACATGATGAAATATCACGTTAATAAAGACTTCTGCAAGTGGTCTTACCAAGAACAATAACTGAGGTCGTTCCATCACCAACTTCTTCATCTTGTGTACGGCTCAACTCTATCATGGACTGTGAAATCATATTAGATATATTGATTAAGGTTCAAGAGTTATATGTTTTGTGAAATTCTCCGAAAGACAAGCAGAAGTAATAGCATATGCAGGAAGACAACAAAGTATACGGACCAACTAAAATACAATCTCAGTCAGGTAGATATTAACATCTTCTTTACAATGGTGTCAATAAAGAGATACCTTTGCAGCAGGGTGAGCAAGATCCAGCTCACGTAAAATTGCAT from Apium graveolens cultivar Ventura chromosome 5, ASM990537v1, whole genome shotgun sequence includes the following:
- the LOC141723692 gene encoding T-complex protein 1 subunit gamma — translated: MQSPVLVLKDSLKRESGSKVHRANIQASKAVADIIRTTLGPRSMLKMLLDAGGGIVVTNDGNAILRELDLAHPAAKSMIELSRTQDEEVGDGTTSVIVLAGEMLHVAEAFIDKSYHPTVICRAYNKALEDALAVLEKIAVSIDVNDRAAMLGLVKSCIGTKFTSQFGDLIADLALDATTTIGVDLGQGLREVDIKKYIKVEKVPGGQLEDSKVLKGVMINKDVVVPGKMRRKIVNPRIILLDSPIEYKKGENQTNAELVKEEDWSVLLKMEEEYIENLCVQILKFKPDLVITEKGLSDLACHYFSKAGVSAIRRLRKTDNNRIAKACGAIIVNRADELQESDVGTGAGLFEVKKIGDEFFAYIVECKDPKACTVLLRGASKDLLNEVERNLQDAMSVARNIIKNPKLLPGGGATELTVSATLKQKSSSVEGIEKWPYEAAAVAFEAIPRTLAQNCGVNVIRTMTALQGKHANGENAWVGIDGNTGAIADMKESKIWDAFNVKAQTFKTAIEAACMLLRIDDIVSGIKKKQAPGAGGPSKPTIEQEGDADNEQMIPE